In Amphiura filiformis unplaced genomic scaffold, Afil_fr2py scaffold_436, whole genome shotgun sequence, a genomic segment contains:
- the LOC140145592 gene encoding uncharacterized protein, whose product MMLKAYTCSHCGIFLHSLDRLKRHLDRHLMKYVRAEIRKECIYCQKCYTQSGKLKRHLKLHNKGKNSPIVSFIILYSETQESEYMCSVCQKRFRTQNNLKRHAKIHSEDKPFKCEFCNRGFTFSCKLKIHIRSHTQEKPFRCEYCEKCFTRSDTLKKHYRAHIKVKQYQCVYCQKCFKHPSDLQRHVRIHTQENLHHCSYCQKGFIKKDHLEVHLKTHTKEKPYQCEYCQKYFTQVGGLQRHIRTHTKEKPYQCEYCTKAFADQSGLVKHIRTHTKEKPYCCEYCLKCFTHKGGLTEHRRTHTKEKPYQCEH is encoded by the coding sequence ATGATGTTGAAGGCTTATACCTGCTCACATTGTGGCATTTTTCTACACTCTTTAGACAGATTAAAGCGACATTTGGATAGACACTTGATGAAGTACGTCAGAGCAGAGATCAGAAAGGAGTGTATTTACTGTCAGAAATGCTATACACAAAGTGGCAAACTCAAAAGACATCTTAAACTGCACAACAAAGGAAAGAATTCACCAATTGTTTCCTTCATAATACTATACAGTGAAACCCAGGAAAGCGAGTACATGTGCTCAGTTTGTCAGAAACGCTTTAGAACACAAAACAATTTAAAGAGACATGCGAAGATTCACTCCGAGGACAAACCTTTTAAGTGTGAGTTTTGTAACAGAGGGTTTACGTTTAGTTGTAAGCTTAAAATTCACATAAGAAGTCACACTCAGGAAAAACCTTTTCGGTGTGAATACTGCGAGAAATGCTTTACTCGAAGTGATACTCTTAAAAAACACTACAGGGCTCACATTAAAGTAAAGCAGTATCAGTGTGTgtactgccagaaatgttttaagcATCCGAGTGATCTTCAAAGACATGTCAGAATTCACACACAGGAGAACTTACATCACTGTAGTTATTGCCAGAAAGGTTTCATAAAAAAGGATCATCTAGAGGTGCACCTCAAgacacacaccaaagagaaaccctaccaatGCGAGTACTGTCAGAAGTACTTTACTCAAGTAGGTGGCTTacaaagacacatcagaactcacaccaaagagaaaccatatcagtgcgaGTACTGCACAAAAGCTTTTGCCGACCAGAGCGGTCTTGTGAAACATAttagaactcacacaaaagaaaaaCCTTATTGTTGTGAATATTGTCTAAAATGCTTTACCCACAAAGGTGGATTAACAGAACACAgaagaactcacaccaaagagaaaccgtatcaatGTGAGCATTGA